Within Triticum dicoccoides isolate Atlit2015 ecotype Zavitan chromosome 1B, WEW_v2.0, whole genome shotgun sequence, the genomic segment tcgtaaagtttgaccaagtttatagtaaAAAATATAAATCTTTAccgtaacaaatctatatgatgtgaaagtacattcaatgaaTATAATAGTATTaacttgttattgtatatgttaatatttttgtctacaaactttgtcaaagtttacaaagcttgaatttgaccaaaactaatacgaggagtaaataaaaacaagggagtacctctttTACCTTTTGATCTTGTAGATGAGCCAATGTTTCTTGGAGATGTCACACAGACATAGTGTCACCACTTAGCATATTAGAAATTCAGAGCTACACCATACAACTGACAGTGAAGCCAGAAGAACAAATGTGGTTGACCTTATTAATCATTCATATAAGATACGGAACAGCATGTCTAGCGCATTAAAAGAAGCTGTGTATACATACATTACCTGATGACCACAAATAAATACGTAAATATCTGATCTTATTGTATCGGCAATGATAAACCCCCCCTCGTGCCTTGCTACCACCACCTACGCCTTCGCTCACATGTTATTCTATTTAACGGTGCTCGAGCACCACCTACGCCAAGTCATCCTCGCCAAACATGTGTATGGCGACAGAACCGTGCAAATGAAGCATTTCTTTTTCTAGGAAAATAGCATGCTTGCCCATCTGTAGATTCATATAGCTGTAATTAGTAAGTCAATTGCGGCACTCCTGCCACTTCCGCGAGGACCATAAGAAAGCCCTGTTAGCCAAATATAACCTGGAAATTATATAGTTCTCTCTTATGTTGCATATCATCTTTTTTTCAGAAAAGATAAGCTGGTTGAATTCCTATGTATGTGGTTGAATTAATTGAGAGAATTACACAATATGTACTCAGTTAACATTCTcgtgcaaaaaatagcaattcctaTGTATGTACACAATACGCGTAGTATAGTTGTTATAGAAAAAAACTAGTATAGTTGCAAATACAAAAGGAAACCCCACACACAATCATATTATGAAGTCGATGGCGGTGCATACAACAAGAGGAGTCAAATACCCTAACTCAATTTTTGATCTGTTCTTGGCAGACGCCGGTAAGCCAGATGGTCTCATGTCGTGGTCATGATCTAAACCGGCTAGGTTTCCAACTTACTCGTTAAGAAAACGATCTCTTTTTTTTTTGCCAACAAACCAAAAAAATTAAACGAATTACATCCAACATAAACTAGTTCTGGATGATCTAGTTTACTGAACTAAAGTTACACAGAAGCGAATCAAATTTTCAGAGCATTTGTATACTTTCGTTACTACCTTATTGTTGTTTCGGTTGTTCATAGAAAACAAAAACATCCCTTCCAAATCCATTCTTGCAGCATTTACAGACTCCCAAACTTCTGTTGATAGAAGTAAAGAAACACCATCTTTCTAAAAATGCTACCAACCAAGTCAGTGTGTActatattatactccctccattcctaaatgtaagtctttttagagattccacaacaaactacatacggatgtatatagacatattttagagtgtaggttcactcattttgctccgtgtgtagtccatagtgaaatctctaaaaagacatatatttaggaacggaggaagtactcagAAAAGAACCTACAGGGGATCACTCTATATACTATATTCAGCGAAATAAAATAGTGTATGCAGAATCCTTCAAGGAAAATACAACACATATATCTAACGGTTAATATTTCAATTCTCATggtaattttttttttttgaacggtCACCGGGGGGGAGAgattccccacctgaatatattgctcaaaGTGGCCAAAATGCCAAGTGTTtgatccagtttataaggaaaaccggaTCGAAAACCTTAACAGGTTGACCCCGTTTATAAGGGAAACCGGGCCGAAAAACCACACAGGGGGGAAAGATTACATAGGGTGAGAGCATATGGACGCCCCGAAGAAGGCACTACCTAGCCAGCAAGCCAAGAGACCACCACCATAAAAGTCGAGTGGAAGTGGTGTGTTATCGAGGAAACACAATACTAACACTAAACAACTATCCTAACGCACCACACCGGCGTGCATACCAACCCCCTTGGCACAACAAAGGAGCAGCACCAATCAACGAGTGACCCATCACGAACCTCAACTGGAAACTCCACCACAGCAAGCCGACACAATTAGCAAGGTGGGGAGGCATCGTTGCGTCGTTGTTGAGCAAAGATGAACCGAGATAGCACGACTCACCAAAACAGACGACAGGCATGAGAGGGTCTTGAGCTAGCAGAGCAAAGGATGACCAACCCCCAAGGGCAACGGAGGATGAATGGCGGCAAGGAGCTCCCTagtgacgccttcaagaaggtggaCGACATCCGGGGATGACGCCGTCACAGAGCTTTCGCCTGGAGCATAACCGGTTAAATTCCCAGAGGGCAGAGCCGAGAGCTGCGAATCCGGACCGAGAGACAGGAGTGGCACATGAGCCACGCCCCCAAGAGGGTAAGCGACGCTGGAGTAGCGCCGCCGTGGTCAGCTGACAAGGTCAGCAGGGATTTCTCCCGTAGCACATCCGTCAATGGTGGGCCGCCATCCAAGTGGAGTCGAAGGGCGACAGAGGACGGGACCGAGACGGACATGTGAGGCGGATGGTGAACCGAGGAAGGACGAGTGGAGCAGGCCGCCTGTGAGGAGGGTGGAGACGAGGTGGTGGGGCGGCGTCGGAGGTGGACAGAGGGCGGGGGCACCAGAGTGGAGGTTCTTCCCGGCAGGGACCGGCGGAGGCGGAGGCAAGGAGGGGTCCGTCGCTGGATCGACCGGACCAGTCGCAGCCCGTCCGTGACGGGCGCGCAGGGGGCGGGACGGGGAAGGCGAGCGGGGTGGAGGCGCAGGACGGGTTGTCGATGTAGAGGGGAGGGGACGCCGGCGCCGGATCTGCGGCTGCCCGGCTTCGGTCGCACAGGAGGACGGGGTCGAGGAGGATCCGTGGGGAGCGAGGCGAGGTGGAGCGGGGTGCATCGTCCGCCGGAGAGGATGGGGGTGGCGAGGGGAGCTATGGGAGCTGTGAGCCGAGGGAGAGCCGGATCCGCGCCCGGAACCGCCGGATCCGTCGCCGGCCAGCCGAAACGCAGCCGCGGGCGCCAGGGGCCAGGCCGCCCGCCCACCTAGCGCCAGCAGAGGAGGGTCGACGCGGAGGATGACTGCGCAGGTGTGGAGGAGCGTCGGCGCGCAGCAGGCCCCAGAGCACGCCCGGAGAACTGAGGACGAGATGGATCTGGATCTGGCAAGTGGAGATGGACCGGGGAGGGTGGTCGCAGCCGCGGGCTGCGTGcgtcctcgtcgccgccgtcagcCGCTGGGCTTTGCCCTTAGGCTTCCTCCGGAGACGGCGAGAAGGGAATGGGCGGCACGGTTGCTCCCTGTTGTTGGCGGCGGCGGGGGCCTCCGGAGTCGCGAGAGCGACCTGGGAGGCAGCGGTAGGTAATGACTCTCCCTCTCATGGTAAATTATTAGCACAAATCACGCACTACCATACCTTTCCTTGATGATGTTACCAGATGGAGCACCATTGGTAGGTCCAAATACAGCGCGAGGGGAAGAAATCACCTCTTCTAGCCCCACGCCATCTACAATCTGCACCAGAAAGATTTAGTTCAAATTTGGGTACATGCATATACTTGGAAAAGCAGCAAACTAACATGATCCTGTAGTAAACTAAGATGACAACAGTGTTATCCATTGTTTCTACTCCTTTCCGTTATGATGTTGAGATGTTCTGATTCATAAACGTATAAAATTATGATCAGGCATGCAATATTAGTAAACACAGTGCAGAAAGTGCATGTGCTTGGCATGGAAAATTAGCAAAAACCTAAGAAAACCAGCATCGCCAAATTATAACCACATAATCCACGGATACATTATTACAGTATAAAAAGAACGCGTTTCTCACAGTTTGCACTCCCCGGCACAAGCAAGACCGAACCGGGAATACTGCAGTTATGAAAACCCAAAAGTCCTGAACCCCCACATCCACCAACCAGCTGTTAGGATATGGGAATCGTCGAAGATAGATGGGAGCTGACAAGCACAGGGTTgcaaaggggaggaggaggggccATTGCAGCTGATCTGACCTGAACCACTTTAATTATCTTATGACATCAAAGTCAGGGCATCACGAGGCTACTGTTTTCTTCAGAATCCTATACCAAACCTCTAATGCACAGACTGCATTGCACCCCCGGCACCATCTGGGGTGGATCTGTTAGAGAATAAAGaatatgacaagaagaaaggttatTGGTCCAAGATTAACATATGCGCTTTAATTTTCTCATAATATATACGTAAGAGCATCAACATATAACGCACATCAGATCTTTTTTTATTGATTAGCggacatctctagatgatatcagCATATCTCACTCCCAAACAAACTACAGGGTAAGAGTAACCATCTACTTGAAATTTCCAAGTCATTCTTCTTAAATATTATACCACATGGTATATGTCCATGTCAAAAAGGAAATCAGATGGAAATGAACGAGCATATGGTACCATAACTGTATCCTAAAACAGAAGCCAAGCTCAGAGCTAAAATTTAAAAAGAAGCCAAGTTGGCAAGACATCCTAAGAAGTGAATATCGATTATAGTTCAAAGCATGGAAACTTTCTCTGCTAGTAATTCACATCAAAGAGATATATAATTAACAAAGTGTGCACACACAAGAAATACATGCATATCAACTACAGATATTTGAAAGAACCTAAGTAAAATATTAGACAACCTTCTATTTGAAATTTAGCATACGCTACTGAGGTTATATCAATTACCTGTTCCGTTTCTGGCACGAAGACGATCTGAACCCAGTCTGCAGATGAACACCAAGGAATAAGATTTCAGAATATAGGGCCAACAATTTGTATGTGTTGAAGTAAACTGCAAGCATAtctacaaaaataaaataaaataaaaaagaatcgTCAAGCACAACCTCTGAACATAGGCAAGAAGAATCGTAATAGCGCCTTTGATGTTTCTACATACCCGCCAAGCTTTTATGTTCGCATTAGCCCACTGGTTAAGGCATTACACTATTTGATTTAACCTCTCTTGATGCTTGATACTTTGCGAGATTAGTCATAGCAAAACTGAACGTCATTGTACATATCAACACATCACAAAGATCAACACCCAATTCTGAATCATACGCCCCCAAAAGAAACACATCTCATCTTGATTTCAAGCTCGATCACCCACGATCAAAACCCTAGGCGGAGACAGGGGAGACAGGGAGCAAATCATCACATAAAGGACGGTAGAACTCTGAGGACGTGGCTCCATCTGGCGTAGATCGCCCCTGCGGCGCTCCCTCCTTTGTCGCTCCCTCCTGTGTCGATAACAAGAAAACGAACAGGCAAAGGCGAAGATAAGGGGTTTATGAGGCCTTGTTCAATgctaggtgcttagaaaaataaaccgaatTTTTCTGAAACATCactgcctatttctacaggagagacgccTCATTAAGCGTCTCCCCTGTACAAATAAGTaccggtgcttaagaaaagcctggtttatttctctaaggccttgtacaatgcaaggtgcttaggtgaggtgcttagagaaataaaccatatttttcttaagcaccggtgcttatttgtacaggataaACACTTAATTAGgcctctcctgtagaaataggcaccggtgcttcagaaaaccCGGTTTATTTTTTAAGCACCTAACATTGTATAAGGCCTAAGCACCTTACATTGTACAAGGCCTGAGAGGTTAGCTGTAGCAATCTGTTATTATGCACAACTACAGGGTAATTATGGTACTCTTACGGCTGCCATTAGCTTGAGGACGGCGGGTTCAGTTCTTCCATTAGGACGGGGGTTTTATGCAAATAAACAATGATGGGCGCGTGCAAAGCAAATTTAGTGGTCTGTTTGAGTCAGTTTGCAAGTTTTTGTATGAAAATGCACCTGCAGTGCAAGATCATGTACTATATATGTAATTAAACTGCAGGCATCTATCTGGTTCCAGAACGGACATGCAAAAACAGCAGCTCAGAGGGTTCCACAAAAATTGCCATGAGAAGGAAGATTTTTATTGCTACAAATAATAATATACATCCATGAGAAGGACATAGATGCATTGCATACAACCAAGCCAGCTAATTCCTAGCTAAAACCAGAACGCCACAGGAGAAAATGACAAGACATGCTTAGACACTTGATAGGATTTGGTGGTGCGGCGGATGGTGGTTTGCAGCTCTCCCTCACGGTTGTACTTGACACCAAAAATGGTGATGCAGAGCATGAAGCCATTACagtcaccaaaggcgtcatcaaacTCCAGTTCTTCACGTACCAAACTCTCTACAAGGCAAAACCTGGTGCTCCCCATGTATATGAGGGTGGCATCCGAGtgcttgaggaaaagtttctcctTGCCCATCTTCCAGTCAGGTTGCATGGTACCTTTGTCGGTGCAGGAAGCGACTTGGCAGGAACAAATGTACCCATCCTTGTGAAGGCCAACCCATGCATCCAGCTCACTGTCAAAGTAGCCTTGTCCTTGGAAAGGCAATGACCATTCCCCAAGACACCTCCACTCTTGGTACCTGGTGTCAAAGGAGAAGGTGATAGCGCCTGCTGCTAGAAGACATGAAGATAGTGTGTCCATCCGGGTGCATGGCGTAGGAGTTGATCATGTCATCCTTGGTGAATGGCAGTGGTGAGGGCACGCTTGTCCAGCACCAGTCCGTGCTTGGATTTGAAGAATGTGGATCCTTGATGCCCACCGCGGACATCACCTCAAATGACTGTCGCATTTCCTTGATGTTGTACTTCAACACATACAGCTGCATGTTGGCAGTAGCCACAAAGATTTTAATGCCTCCGAGTAGTCCATCAGGGAGAGGAGGGCCGATGGCCAATCCAGCTGTCTCTGTGTTGTAGACCATGGTGCCAGGGTGTTTGCTGCTCGCCATGAAGATATTGCTGCCCAGGGCAGCGAAGTACATGGGATAAGGAGGTGAAGCTGACACTAGCCGAAGAACCGGGGGCTCCAAGTCCAGGTCGGAGCTGCTGTCCAAGGTGTCGATGTCAATCTtgtagatagcaaagcccttggtcCAGTCATCTAGCGCCAGATAGAGGTGCTTCTGCCTCTGCGCAGACCGCAACTTTTTGTCGGCGCGGTCCCTGTAGCTTACCTGCTCCTGCCGACGCTTGGACATCCCTCCTCCCAAGATCTGCTCAGCCGAGTTCGTCTAAAGACTCAATTTTGGTCGCAATCGAGGTGTATAGGGCAACCCAACAAGACAGATCTTGAATAGGGGCAGACTGCAATCGATCTGACGGGGCCTTCTTTGACGTAATCTGCAGGTTCGTGTTTTATTTATATAGACCCTGTCTGCCTAACTAATCCAAATCGAATTAAGAAACCGTCTTTGTTTGCAACCGAACACAAGAGGGGAACACATACCTCGGCAGAATCCGAGCCGGCCGTGCGGTTGAATCAGAGATAGAGACGGGGACCAAAAGCAACACGGTTGCAAGACctcagcgcgccgccgccgccgccgccgcctggttgGGATCGTGGGAATAGACCGCGATTGGGAACTGGTGTTATAACGCGATTCAGGGACTTCTTTGTGATAATTCACATAAAATCAAGGGGTACCTGCAAAAAAGCCACGCTCTAGCCTGCACGCACGCttccagccactgacagtgggatcACCGCCCCGCGGTCACGCCCAGCTGGCGTTGTATGCAGCCGCATCTGCGAGTTGCACTATTCTTGATGGTGCTTCCTACAGTAAAATGTATCTTCAGTCCCTAAAGTTGTCGGCGATGTATGTAACAGTCCCTGAAGTCATGAAGCtgattgtaatggggagtatcatcgaAAATTTGTTTCTGATCTCAGGCTCAGATGGACCCGTTATCATGCTCGTCCCTGCGCCTCGCGATGTGAGCCTCCTCGCGTATTTCCCAGCTGTATCTCAGGTGTATATCGTTAAATCaattaagggcatgtacaatggttctatcttaggaGTGGCACGTAGAATAAATGATGAGGTAGAGGAGAGAGAATTCATAAAAAAAgggttgtcttctcttatttaagaaaaGACAAGAGATGatttcttagcacaatatgtctcaccacgtttTTAGGAATTGCTaactattgaagataaggctaagagatgatccattgtagacttttttttgtcatctctatattacatgcaaaacttaagataagactatcttatcaaccattgtacatgccctaagacgCCTCCCTATTTATCGTTGTTTGTCGAGGGGGTCGCCGTCATGGTCATGGCCCTTGAAATATGCCTGCGGTGCAGGGATTTTTATGAGCCCACCTGGTCCGCTTGGCGCAACGGATCCATCAAACAACCAATCACCCCAATCCTAATCTTCTCTCTGTTCTCCATATCCCCATTCTTCTCCTGATTGTTCTGTACACCCGGCCACGCACCAGATGACTGCAAGTCAAGCGTCTTTTTTGTAGGGGACTGCAAGGCGAGTGTCAATCATCTTCAACAGAAGTATCTCAACAGAATTCACGAGTATGATCACTCGGGAGATTCCGGTGAAGGGACGAGAGTTCAGGTCACTGAGTATTGTCCATGAAAATCGTGAATTCAGTTGAGATGCTCACGGTGTAGTGAAACCTTTAGTTGGGATTACTAACAAGAATCATCCATCGCAAGAAACAACCCTCTCTCGAGGGCGAGATTGAGAGTACTTGTGTGAAGAACCCACCTGTCTTCccgcaaaaagagaaaagaaaagaacgACCTGTCAACTGGATCATCAAGAACTCCGGGCCATCCTGCGCCATCGTCGGCCCTGATTTTACGTACGCGCCGTCGCACAACGTCGTCGCACCAAATGCTCTGGTGGAAAACGAGTCCCGCCTCCCCGGCAATCTTCGACCTCGCTCTACCAAATCGCCTCAAGCTTGTGCAGCGATACTAATCCACTTGTCTGCACGTCATCTATTCCACTGCGAAGGTTCAGACGAAAGCGAACGATCCTGAGCCATGGATCCGAACCCAGGGAAGACAGCGCCGCCAATCAATCGTTTAAATCAACCTCCCGCCCTACGCGCCAACCCCACAGTAGCGCACTATTCACGACTGTATATAATCTGCATCTAGATTTTCCACGAAGCAGACCTGCCATCTGACACTGCCTTTCCCCAATCCCCATTCAACAATCAACGAATAAGATATCATGTGCATCTGAGCTTGGGCACCAAAACGCACTGTATCAagcttggtgaagaagcgcgccccATGTAGCTCGTCCAGGAGCTCGTCGACCACCGGGATAGGAAACTTGTCCTTAAGTGTCTCGGCGTTAagggcgcggtagtcgatgcagaagcgccacATGCTGTCCGACTTGCGGATGAGGAGGACCGGCGCTGAAAACGGCGAAGTGGAGATCTGGATGATGCCCAAGGCGAGCATAAGCGCTCGTCGTGAATTATCACCGGCAAGAGCATAGTCCGCTCATCGCGGATGCTGGCAAGCGCATGGAGCGAGACCACGAGAGCCGTCGCCCGAGCGGGCGTGGGGGCGGCCTCCACAGGAACTGGTGGTGGCAACTCGCCGAGCCCGTCGGTGGATGTGTCCTCCTCGACGTAGTCGGCCGTCTCCAAGTAGAAGAGGCGCGGGCAGACGTGGCCCCGCACGTAGGGCTCATCGTAGTTATAGCAAAGCCCCTGGCGACGGCGCTCGAGCTGCTCGGCCGGAGAGAGCCGGCGGAAGGGCCGCGTCGTGGCCAGAGTGGTGGTCGCTGGAGCGGCCGGGGGCAGCTGGCACGACACAGGTGGTGTCGGGGGCGGCCTGGCTGGCTGTTAGCCACCCCGAGCCGGTGCCGCCTGCTGCAAGGCCTGTGTGCGACGCTCGAAggcgcgggcgtagtacatggtCGTCTGGAGGTCTCGGGGTCGCTgaagctccacgtccacgcggatgtgatcCGGCAGACCGCCGACGAAGAGCTCGGCTTGCTGCTGAGCCGTCGCGCCCGGCGCGTGGCACGCCAGGTGTAACGccctggacacacccgccggtggtcgttactcctagcgggatctagacttgccccacagatcaatactagtcttttctgtgcactttgtccttactcatgcgcacccgggagcaacttcccggtcggtcacccatcctgaaactattccaagctgagcacacttaactttggagttctgtccgagtgggcttccggaaaagaaggaattccttattgatatgagttgtctatcatccctaataagccaggctatcacaccaGGGCCTGGAAACGGTCGGTGAAGTCCTACACCGTGGAGGTGAAGGGGAAGCGGCCGAGTTATGCCAGCCGGCTCCTCGGCAGCCCGAAGCGAAGGAGGCATAGCTTGCGAAAGCGCTCCCATGGGGGCacgccgccctcgtcctgctcgagggcgtagtaccacatCTGTGCGGCGCCCCGGAGGTGATAAGAGGCGAGCCAGGTGCAATCCGACGCGAGGGCTCGTTGCCCCCGGAAGAATTGCTCACACtagttgagccagttgagggggtccttgGTGCCCTCGTAGGTGACGAAGTCAAGCTTGGCGAAATGCGGCGGTGTCTGAGCATGACCGCCTTGGGCGTACGGCTCGGCGGTACAGAGCAGCGAAGAGGATGGCACCGGCCCGGTGTGCACAGGGGGTCCCCCATGAAACGGTGGCCCATTGAGGCCAGTGTAGGGGCCCACAGAGCCGGAGGGCCCGCCATACGGCAGGGTGGGCGCCGACTGTCCCGCGGGCATAGTGTAGACCGACTGCGGTAATGACCCGGCCAACCAGGCCAGAAGCGGTGACGGCGAGGGCGGGAACCGGACTTGCTGGATTGGAACGCCCACCGGCACGGTCGTAGCTGGCCCGGTGCTGGGCGGCGGGGGCGCCTGAAGCTACAGCTGCTGCTGCATGGGGGCGACGGATGCGGCGGGAGCCGCGATGGCCGGCACCGGCCACTGCGGCCATAGCGggttgtgatgacccacaagtataagggatcaattgtaactcttttcgataagtaagagtgtcaaacccaacgaggaacagaagaaaatgacaagtggttttcaacaaggtaatgtctccaagtgttgaaattgtaagtagcggagttgtttgatagcaagataatttgtaacgagcaagtaacaatagtagtaacaaaagtgcagcaaggtagcccaatccttttgaggcaaaggacacgccaaaacggtctcttatgataagcgaagcgttcttgagggtatacgggaatttcatctaatcactttcaccatgttggttatatttgtgttcgctactttgataatttaatatgttggtggaccggtgcttaggtgttgttcttacttgaacaaacatcctacttatgattaaccctcccgcaagcatccgcaactacgagaaaagtattaagaataaattctaaccataacattaaacttttggatccaatcggtcccttgcggaatagtgcataaactggtgtttaagcttctgtcactctcacaacccatcatctaattgctactccacaatgcattcccttaggcccaaatatggtgaagtgtcatgtagtcgacgttcacatgacaccactaagggaatcacaacatgcatactatcaaaatatcgaacacatatcaagttcacatgattacttgcaacatgatttctcccgtgacctcaagaacaaaagtaactactcacaaatgataaacatgctcatgatcagaggagtattaaatagcatattggatctgaacatataatcttccaccaaataaaccatatagtaatcaactacaagatgtaatcaacactactagtcacccacaagtaccaatctatagtttcggtaacaagattgaacacaagagatgaactagggtttgagatgagatggtgctgttgaatatgttgatggatatccccccccaagatgggagagttgttggtaatgatgacgatgatgatttccccctctaggagggaagttcccccggcagaatcgctccgcccgagggcaaaagtgctcctgcccaagttccgccttgacgcggcggtgctccatcccgaaagtcctctccttattttttttctaggtcaaaaggacctatataccagaagatgggcaccggaggtgggcctaggtgaggacaacccaccagggcgcgcctgggctccctggcgcgcccaggtgggttgtgcccacctggtgggccccctctggtagttatttgctccaataattcttaaattccataaaaatcctcgtgaagtttcagctcatttggagttgtgcaaaataggtagcctgacatagctttttcaggtccagatttccagctgccggaattctccctgtttgtgtataccttgcatattatgagagaaaatgcattagaattactccaaaaagcattattatggataaaaacattataaataacagtaagaaaacatgatgcaaaatggacgtatcaactcccccaagcttagaccttgcttgtcctcaagcgaaaaccagaatcggaaaacatgtccacatgctttgagagagaggtgtcgatagaaagaaaatacagacatagaagcatcatgttgattattataacaacaacaaaattaaacataagacttttatcatataacttttatcataaacttctcatgaataagtaacaattcatcacacaatcgaagtataaagcaaaaactctattaaaaaccaacaaactatgttctcggtcaactttgcacctacaattcatcatcttttcaggaagggtcacgtatcggagcctttaggcaagtccacatagtcaaccatcatatagtcttctatgattgctaacactcaccacgtacacatgagcaaaacgtttcaaccggacacatagaaagatatgggcttatagttttgcctcccaacgtattcacctcaagggtgatatcaacaataataacttatgcaatctatattcaactggacatatgtgcctagatctttcctcaccacatgatgcttgccaa encodes:
- the LOC119347826 gene encoding uncharacterized protein LOC119347826 — protein: MSKRRQEQVSYRDRADKKLRSAQRQKHLYLALDDWTKGFAIYKIDIDTLDSSSDLDLEPPVLRLVSASPPYPMYFAALGSNIFMASSKHPGTMVYNTETAGLAIGPPLPDGLLGGIKIFVATANMQLYVLKYNIKEMRQSFEVMSAVGIKDPHSSNPSTDWCWTSVPSPLPFTKDDMINSYAMHPDGHTIFMSSSSRRYHLLL